One region of Gigantopelta aegis isolate Gae_Host chromosome 7, Gae_host_genome, whole genome shotgun sequence genomic DNA includes:
- the LOC121377032 gene encoding myb-like protein V, with amino-acid sequence MTSRICVGYALCYCMYWDNARFGLTCAKTATRMNKGSPKITQLVNELNFKIDHQNSQAIFEKCFKTHTFNKEYDRNIVSCEIKRLNRKQDGLTDVHRCRQVFSETQIGKEKFSGSQANKIKSVGETIREIESRNRHAIKRKIEKHSDETSCEDNSDEQNNKMCSAPDVNKIKSVEEIIRKIESKSRQAKQKRIGNHSAENNSQEDSNEQNKIYTAPEVNKIKSVEEIILKIESKSHQARKRKIEKHSAENSSEHDSDEQNEVYTAPKVNKIKSVEEIILKIESKSHQAKQTGIEKHSAENNSEDDSDEQNHKMSSAPDVIKEKSVEETIREIESKSLLARTRKIEKHSVENSSEEDSDEQNNEDSVKSSKLETAKCHTDVGERPISNSLKPSCGKPLAVSGAKIDDVRDPAPTQSYNNLVKFWEKRNHMLLPSRLSRIAKLQESGEDCSSPVLIEESQQEVLKPHSSLQEISKPCFPTTQNSQPPSWEQNDFRSCDSKQNVKSVTLRTDSHLNLSPPPESTTCCQQDVESCAVEQRDTCSPPPSPENSLSYSSPVTPELIKSQTPVSSPGEIQQMNTPVQISESCCCQASPKFRLRSSTRRLMVSVWCGVGFLLIVLLQFLLFTDRIERSRKTKLNECF; translated from the exons CGATTCGGTTTGACGTGCGCGAAAACTGCCACTAGGATGAACAAAGGAAGCCCGAAGATAACTCAACTTGTAAATGAACTCAATTTTAAAATAGATCACCAAAACAGTCAGGCGATCTTTGAgaagtgttttaaaacacacacTTTCAACAAAGAATACGACCGTAACATCGTTTCGTGTGAGATAAAACGGTTAAACAGAAAACAAGATGGGCTTACAGATGTCCATAGATGTAGACAAGTGTTTTCTGAAACACAAATCGGTAAAGAAAAGTTTTCAGGTTCACAAGCTAACAAAATAAAGTCAGTTGGAGAAACAATTCGCGAAATCGAAAGTAGAAATCGCCATGCtataaaaagaaagatagaaaagCATTCTGATGAAACCAGTTGCGAAGATAATTCTgatgaacaaaacaacaaaatgtgttCAGCTCCAgacgttaataaaataaagtctGTCGAAGAAATAATTCGCAAAATCGAAAGTAAAAGTCGCCAAGCTAAACAAAAACGGATAGGAAACCATTCTGCTGAAAACAATAGCCAAGAGGATtctaatgaacaaaacaaaatatatacagcCCCGGaagttaacaaaataaagtcTGTTGAAGAAATAATTCTCAAAATCGAAAGTAAAAGTCACCAAGCtagaaaaagaaagatagaaaaacATTCTGCTGAAAACAGCAGCGAACATGATTCTGATGAACAAAACGAAGTGTATACAGCCCCAaaagttaacaaaataaagtcCGTTGAAGAAATAATTCTCAAAATCGAAAGTAAAAGTCACCAAGCGAAACAAACAGGGATAGAAAAACATTCTGCTGAAAACAATAGCGAAGATGATTCTGATGAACAAAACCACAAAATGTCTTCAGCTCCAGACGTTATCAAAGAAAAGTCTGTTGAAGAAACAATTCGAGAAATCGAAAGTAAAAGTCTCCTTGCTAGAACAAGAAAGATAGAAAAGCATTCTGTTGAAAACAGTAGCGAAGAGGATTCTGATGAACAAAATAACGAAGACAGCGTCAAATCCAGCAAGCTGGAGACCGCCAAGTGTCACACGGACGTGGGTGAACGGCCCATTTCAAACAGTTTAAAACCGTCATGTGGAAAACCCCTCGCGGTGTCGGGCGCTAAAATAGATGACGTCAGAGATCCTGCGCCGACGCAGTCTTACAACAACTTGGTCAAGTTCTGGGAGAAGAGAAATCACATGCTGCTACCCAGCCGACTATCCAGAATCGCCAAACTGCAAGAGTCAG GTGAAGATTGCAGTTCACCTGTACTGATAGAAGAATCGCAGCAGGAGGTTCTCAAACCGCACTCTAGTCTCCAAGAGATCTCAAAGCCATGCTTTCCAACGACACAAAACTCCCAGCCACCATCCTGGGAACAGAACGACTTTCGATCCTGCGATTCAAAGCAGAATGTCAAATCTGTAACGTTGCGGACCGACTCGCACCTGAACTTGTCACCTCCACCAGAATCCACGACATGTTGCCAGCAAGACGTCGAGTCATGCGCAGTCGAGCAAAGAGACACGTGTTCTCCTCCTCCCTCGCCAGAGAACTCCCTGTCGTACTCATCACCCGTGACTCCTGAGTTGATCAAGTCGCAGACTCCCGTGTCCAGTCCAGGCGAGATACAGCAGATGAATACACCGGTTCAGATTAGTGAGTCGTGTTGTTGCCAGGCGTCTCCCAAATTCCGGCTACGCTCGTCAACCAGGCGTCTCATGGTGAGCGTGTGGTGTGGGGTCGGCTTTCTGTTAATAGTCCTCCTGCAGTTTCTCTTATTTACCGATCGCATTGAAAGATCCCGCAAGACCAAACTCAatgagtgtttttaa